From a region of the Helicoverpa armigera isolate CAAS_96S chromosome 14, ASM3070526v1, whole genome shotgun sequence genome:
- the LOC110375312 gene encoding uncharacterized protein LOC110375312, giving the protein MFTLVGQRVLHKCLKILRLTVADFSNLPDIKKLNAVRTVEKIIDNNTSIFIESPIHVKIQPIDVNDLKAHNKLTMTLYSQGKQTSDFQVKQTSKRLELLNKNTTSDRNDVCVIQVPYNLKVQVTTTDYASVHLAKLEGEEFVVKTQKGAVNVSDLKAQNIVVESIEGEVKSEGRLQASSIDLKTGLNSGITCNNIMSNGFNVTTHAGSIVVKSCYSDRSHFTTLMGNLRLDSLHRSVLIDVIQKGNLHITGFSGNLQASLKSGEVYMHASQFTDKSSIFIHEKGKVELLIPDILKNLPATNLIAEKIFVDEKILKLGRFMDDSYPKRFRFEKEPHHELHVVCKNGSIELKETDLPFFQ; this is encoded by the coding sequence ATGTTCACCTTGGTGGGGCAGCGGGTCTTACATAAGTGCCTCAAGATTTTGAGGTTAACTGTTGCAGATTTCAGCAACTTGCCCGACATTAAAAAATTGAATGCGGTTAGGACTGTCGAAAAGATAATAGATAACAACACAAGCATCTTCATTGAAAGTCCTATTCATGTAAAGATCCAGCCGATCGATGTGAACGACTTAAAGGCTCACAACAAACTGACCATGACACTGTACAGCCAAGGCAAACAGACCAGTGACTTCCAAGTGAAACAGACGTCCAAGCGCCTGGAGCTGCTCAACAAGAACACTACGTCCGACAGGAACGACGTCTGCGTCATCCAGGTTCCTTATAACTTGAAGGTGCAAGTGACGACAACTGATTATGCTTCAGTTCACCTAGCCAAGCTAGAGGGCGAAGAGTTTGTAGTTAAAACGCAGAAAGGAGCAGTGAATGTTTCCGATCTTAAAGCCCAGAACATAGTTGTAGAGAGCATTGAAGGGGAAGTCAAATCTGAGGGGAGATTACAAGCCAGCAGCATAGATCTGAAAACTGGCCTGAATTCTGGAATCACGTGTAACAATATTATGTCTAATGGCTTTAATGTTACAACACATGCTGGGTCAATAGTTGTAAAGTCTTGTTACAGTGACAGATCTCATTTTACCACATTAATGGGCAACCTGAGACTAGACAGTCTGCATAGATCAGTACTGATTGATGTTATTCAGAAAGGCAACCTACATATCACAGGTTTCTCAGGGAACTTGCAGGCTTCTCTCAAAAGTGGAGAAGTATACATGCATGCTTCCCAGTTTACAGACAAGAGCAGTATTTTCATACACGAGAAGGGCAAAGTTGAGCTGCTAATACCGGATATACTAAAGAATTTGCCTGCTACTAATTTAatagcagaaaaaatatttgttgatgAGAAGATATTGAAGTTAGGCAGATTTATGGATGATTCATATCCAAAGAGGTTCCGCTTTGAGAAGGAACCACACCACGAGTTGCATGTAGTTTGTAAGAATGGCTCAATTGAGTTGAAGGAAACAGACTTACCATTTTTTCAGTAG
- the LOC110375311 gene encoding uncharacterized protein LOC110375311, with the protein MPACAPEYSRLARSNTELVFSPRVKRCSHQPPPFTALRRSFSSTFSLIPEERAISPERPPPLPRIIRIITWGPRLMLRPFFAILSLIAHPAWKQILVVLPTLWIAASLFLFWKCVQCPIGVLKMIGRAISSKNQKKPRTVLISGGSSVQALHLARNFHSAGARVVAFEIEGQFALLKYSAAVHKFYTVPRPNPADPLAYARALREIVERESVVFYVPVSSTTPAYYDALAKSHLEVLGCQCFVPCARDVVTLDDPLELMRVCRAAGLATPQFWVVANDDDVRAWYDSGASKEGKHFIASAGARGARDRLRFVMPEDKAQFRFPREISAEKPWVIVREPKGERIVTCTTLKESRAVNNVSCRVDSARKGLVPQRDEEADAWVQRFVSFLAPARPMTGHVSFRLVREEQTTNGHSNKLVAIGARVGVSLPYLCQGSASCGHAATVGKLLDTVLDTREALFTFWDPLPYCAYYQSRTPDDRRPPPPEPCKTPPNVPL; encoded by the coding sequence ATGCCGGCCTGCGCGCCCGAGTACAGCCGCCTCGCGCGCTCCAACACCGAGCTCGTGTTCTCCCCGCGCGTCAAGCGATGCTCGCACCAGCCGCCGCCCTTCACGGCGCTGCGCCGCTCCTTCTCCTCCACCTTCTCTCTCATCCCGGAGGAGCGCGCCATCTCCCCTGAGCGCCCGCCGCCACTGCCGCGTATCATCAGGATCATCACATGGGGACCCAGACTAATGCTAAGGCCGTTCTTCGCCATTCTCAGCCTGATCGCTCATCCGGCCTGGAAACAAATTCTGGTCGTGCTACCTACCTTATGGATCGCTGCTTCGTTGTTCTTATTCTGGAAGTGTGTACAGTGCCCTATTGGAGTTCTCAAGATGATTGGACGTGCCATTAGCTCAAAAAACCAGAAGAAACCACGCACAGTGCTTATTAGTGGAGGAAGCTCGGTGCAAGCATTACATCTGGCAAGAAACTTCCATTCAGCAGGTGCAAGAGTTGTAGCATTCGAGATAGAGGGGCAATTTGCATTGTTAAAATACTCTGCTGCGGTGCATAAGTTTTACACAGTGCCGCGACCGAACCCAGCAGATCCGTTAGCTTATGCGCGAGCTCTTAGAGAGATAGTGGAAAGAGAATCGGTCGTATTTTATGTGCCGGTAAGCTCTACAACACCGGCTTATTACGACGCTCTTGCGAAGTCACATTTAGAAGTTCTTGGATGCCAATGCTTCGTGCCTTGCGCTCGCGATGTTGTTACATTGGATGACCCTTTAGAGCTGATGAGGGTGTGTCGCGCTGCGGGCCTAGCGACGCCCCAGTTCTGGGTAGTGGCCAACGACGACGATGTTCGTGCGTGGTACGATAGTGGAGCTTCAAAGGAGGGAAAACATTTCATTGCCAGTGCTGGCGCCCGTGGAGCAAGAGATCGACTAAGATTTGTGATGCCTGAAGACAAAGCCCAATTTAGATTTCCACGTGAAATCAGCGCAGAGAAACCGTGGGTAATCGTCCGAGAGCCAAAGGGAGAGAGAATTGTGACTTGTACAACTTTGAAAGAATCACGTGCCGTCAACAATGTTTCGTGTCGGGTGGACTCTGCAAGAAAAGGATTGGTGCCTCAAAGAGATGAAGAAGCTGACGCGTGGGTGCAACGCTTTGTATCATTCCTGGCACCAGCGAGGCCCATGACTGGACACGTGTCATTCAGACTTGTTCGCGAAGAACAAACTACAAACGGCCATAGTAATAAATTGGTTGCTATTGGAGCCAGAGTTGGAGTATCTCTGCCGTATTTATGCCAAGGATCTGCAAGTTGTGGGCACGCAGCAACAGTGGGCAAGCTGTTGGACACGGTGCTGGACACCCGCGAGGCTCTGTTCACATTCTGGGACCCACTGCCGTACTGCGCGTACTACCAGTCGCGCACGCCGGACGACCGgaggccgccgccgcccgagccGTGCAAGACGCCGCCCAATGTTCCTCTCTGA